CCATGTCCGGTATCACCAAGTCGTTCCCGGGTGTTCGCGCCCTGGACGGTGTGGATCTCGAGGTCCAGGCCGGTGAAGTCCACTGCCTGCTCGGCCAGAACGGAGCCGGCAAGTCCACTTTGATCAAAGTGCTCGCCGGAGCGCACCAGCCCGACAGCGGTGAGATCACCTGGCGGGGCGAGGCCGTGACCCTGGGGTCGCCGATCGCCGCCATGCGCCTTGGCATCGCCACCATCTACCAGGAACTCGATCTGATCGAGGGGCTGTCCGTCGCGGAGAACGTCTTCCTCGGGCACGAGCCGACCTCCGCCGGGTTCGTCGTGCGCGGCTCCGCCGCCCGTACGGCGACCGCGGAGTTGCTGGAACGCTTGGGGCACTCGGAGATCGCCCCCTCGCGACTCGTGGGTGACCTCTCCGCGGCGCAGCAGCAGATCGTCTCCATGGCCCGCGCGCTGTCCCACGAGGTCCGGTTGATCGTGATGGACGAGCCGTCGGCGGCGCTCGACCCCGAGGAGGTGGACAACCTCTTTCGGATCGTGGGTGATCTGACGGCTGAGGGGGTCGCCGTCATCTACATCTCCCACCGCCTCGAGGAGATCCGGCGCATCGGGGACCGGGTCACGGTCCTGAAGGAGGGCCGGTCGGTCGCGGGCGGGCTGCCCGCCGAGTCGACGCCGACCCAGGAGGTCGTGTCCCTGATGACCGGGCGGAATGTGGAGTACGTCTTCCCCGAGCGCCCCCACACCGGGTTCGCCGCGGGTAAGGATCCGGTGCTGACGGTCGAGGGGCTCACCCGGCGAGGGGAGTTCGCGCCAGTCGATCTGGAACTGCGGCCCGGTGAGATCGTCGGTCTGGCCGGGCTCGTCGGATCCGGGCGCAGCGAGATCCTGGAGACGATCTACGGGGCTCGCAGGCCTGACGGCGGCCGGGTCCTCGTCGAGGGCACACCTCTGCGCCCGGGAAGCGTCCGCGCCGCCGTCCGCGCCGGCATCGGCCTGGCGCCCGAGGAGCGCAAGGCGCAGGCCCTGCTGATGCTGGAGTCCGTCAGCAGCAACGTCTCGGTCTCCACCCTGTCCAGGTTCGCCCGCGCGGGCTGGATCGACCGGCGGACCGAGCGGGCCGCGACCCACCAGGCGGTTCGGGAACTGTCCCTGCGCCCGGACAATCCCGATGCCGCGATCAGGACCCTGTCCGGCGGCAACCAGCAGAAGGCGGTACTCGCACGCTGGCTGCTGCGGGGCTGCAAGGTGCTGCTGCTGGACGAGCCGACCAGGGGTGTCGACATCGGCGCCCGGGCGGAGCTCTACGCCGTGATCCGCCGGCTGGCCGACGAGGGCCTGGCCGTACTGCTCGTGTCCAGTGAGGTGCCCGAGGTCCTGGGTCTCGCCGACCGGGTGCTGGTGCTGCGTGAAGGCAGCGTCGTGCATACCGCGGACGCCCGGGAGCTCGACGAGCACCGTGTACTCGATCTTGTGATGGAAGGGAGCCCGACGCCATGACGCAACCGGCCACCGCGGCGCAGAAGCAAACACCGTCCGACGCCAAGTCCGCGGAGGATCAGGGCAGTTCACGTCGGCCCGGGCTGCGGTTCGACGTGCGTACGCTGTCCCTGCTCGGAGTCCTCGCCGTCCTCGTCGCGGTCGGCGGGATCACCGCACCGGACGAGTTCCTGGCGACGAGC
Above is a window of Streptomyces sp. NBC_00490 DNA encoding:
- a CDS encoding sugar ABC transporter ATP-binding protein, producing MAPPAPLLTMSGITKSFPGVRALDGVDLEVQAGEVHCLLGQNGAGKSTLIKVLAGAHQPDSGEITWRGEAVTLGSPIAAMRLGIATIYQELDLIEGLSVAENVFLGHEPTSAGFVVRGSAARTATAELLERLGHSEIAPSRLVGDLSAAQQQIVSMARALSHEVRLIVMDEPSAALDPEEVDNLFRIVGDLTAEGVAVIYISHRLEEIRRIGDRVTVLKEGRSVAGGLPAESTPTQEVVSLMTGRNVEYVFPERPHTGFAAGKDPVLTVEGLTRRGEFAPVDLELRPGEIVGLAGLVGSGRSEILETIYGARRPDGGRVLVEGTPLRPGSVRAAVRAGIGLAPEERKAQALLMLESVSSNVSVSTLSRFARAGWIDRRTERAATHQAVRELSLRPDNPDAAIRTLSGGNQQKAVLARWLLRGCKVLLLDEPTRGVDIGARAELYAVIRRLADEGLAVLLVSSEVPEVLGLADRVLVLREGSVVHTADARELDEHRVLDLVMEGSPTP